The stretch of DNA AAAAACGGTTGTGACCGCGGGGCTTTTCAACGGGTTTATAAATTCACAGGCTTTAATGGTCTATATTCCATTTATAATCAATGTATTGCAATACATTTCATTGTGGATTTCGGGGGATGGTCAGGATTTACAGTCATTACCGTTTACATGGTATAGTATTATCACCAATGAAAAAAAATTTAATCGATTCAGCGGAACACGCATTTCAGGAACCGTACGTTTTTTTCCCCCCTTACCCACCGGTTACCCCATTCCTTTACATAGGATAATTCTCTGAGTTCCGGTAAATCGAGCTCATGAGTGCTCATTTCGAAAACACCGGCATTGAATTCGACGAGACGGATTTCGTAGGGATACTCCCTGAGCGCGGCGGTCATGATGTGCCATACGCCATGATCTTTCAATGCATCGTGGATGTGCCAGTGCCCCGCGAAACAGGCCTTGACCGCAGTGCTGCCCCGGACAAGGCTCAGGAGCTCTTCACGGCCGATCATATCATCGATGAAACGCCGGGGGTATGTCAGAGGACTTTCAACCGGAAGACCCCCAGGCAGTGTTGCAGCCGGATAAGCCTCCCGGAAGGCAACGGGAGCATGCGTTACCAGAACCGCAGGCATTTCCGAGCGCACGAGCCCGTTCTCCAGCCAGCATTTATCGGCTTCGGCAGGCCCGATACTTTTAATCGCACCGGAATCATACTTCTCACGGTCAAGAACCGGGGAAACACTCCCGTCATACCCGTACCAGTACGCCGTATCAAGAAAGAAAAAGCGCAGGCCGCCGAGATCACGAACATACGAACAGGACTGACCGGTAATTCCGTACCGTTCTTTCAGACGGGCGCGGGGCGCGGAGCACCAGGTGTCATGATTTCCGGGAACAGCATACCAGGGGCAGCCGAAACGATCCATGACAGCCGCTCCGAAATCGAAACTCCCGCCGGAACATACGCCGACAAGATCACCGCAGTGGACGACAAAATCCGGGTCGAGTTTCCTGACAAGCCTGACAAGAGCTTCCCCCATGCATTCGGAAAAACGCTCCGTTGTCCGGTTCCACCAGGTGCTTTCACAGGATGAGGGCGGGGCGGTGAAGTGGGTATCGCTCAAAACAACAAAGCGACAAGACATGAAGTATTCCCTGCAATATGTTATCTATCAGGATAATCAAGGGGGCTGTGAAAAAGTATATTTTTCACGAGCCCGATAATG from bacterium encodes:
- a CDS encoding metallophosphoesterase; this encodes MSCRFVVLSDTHFTAPPSSCESTWWNRTTERFSECMGEALVRLVRKLDPDFVVHCGDLVGVCSGGSFDFGAAVMDRFGCPWYAVPGNHDTWCSAPRARLKERYGITGQSCSYVRDLGGLRFFFLDTAYWYGYDGSVSPVLDREKYDSGAIKSIGPAEADKCWLENGLVRSEMPAVLVTHAPVAFREAYPAATLPGGLPVESPLTYPRRFIDDMIGREELLSLVRGSTAVKACFAGHWHIHDALKDHGVWHIMTAALREYPYEIRLVEFNAGVFEMSTHELDLPELRELSYVKEWGNRWVRGEKNVRFLKCVFR